In the genome of Anaerolineales bacterium, the window ACTCTCGTTTCACTATGTTGAACGCCCTTGAACTCCGGCCTCTTCGTTTTCCCGTGCTCGATCCGATACTCTTTCGCCTGGCACGGATCGCGCCTATCCCGTCCGATACGAAAGTGCTGCCAGCCGCCCGTCGTCTCGCAGTCCGCATTCCGCGGTAATCCACCCTCGCTACGGTCGTACAGTTCTAGCTGAAGCCAAAGACGAGTCCCTTCCTGCGCACCCTGCGTGACTGACAAGCCCGCTCTCTGGCCATTGCGCCGACGCAGGTGTCCTCAGATCGTGAACACCTGTCGCCACCGATAGCTTCATCAGATTCCCGCGTTCACTGGTCCATCATGACCAGCGAACCCACTCACCTGGAGATTCGCTCAATCAAGGACCGCCTCACCTTCTCGAGACCAAGTCTGCACCCATACTGGAAGACGAGGTCGGTCCTTTGTTCGCTCTCTCCCATATACAGTTTGCCCAGCGAATACTCCGGCTGAAGCGTCAAGGCTACGCGCACAGACCCGGATTCATCCGACTCTCCGCCGAGCACCTTGAGCTGATAGTAGTGACCCGCCGAGTCTTCTTCGACAGGGAACCCGAGAGTGAGCCACCCTCCCGCTGGAAGGTCCCGATTATATGTGCTCTGCAGTACCACATCCTGGTCGCGAGATGGATCGCGCAAGAGGAATGTTGTCCGCGCTTCCGGGTTTGAGCCCAAGGCGTTCACCCAGAGACGGACTTCTTCCATGCCATTGCACTCGGGGATGACTTCCTGCACCAGGCCTTCCGGCGGAGCCGGGGGGGAGTAGCTGTCGTCGGGAGCCCAGTTCTTGTAGACGGGCTGATAGCACAGGCCTGTTCGATATGCCTGAGTGCCGCATGTGACATGGTACGACAGGTATATGCCTGCTGAATACGCCGCAAGGCTGATCCACGCCGTGCCTACCACAGCGCGTGTTGCCCAGCGACCGGTGACGGCATTCCCAGCACCAACAAACGGGATCAGGGCCAGAGGCACGAACGGCAGAAGATATCGCCCCTGCACGCCTGTCACTTCAGGGCTCGCAATCCGCGACACCGTCACGTAGAGTGCGCCAATTGTGGCGAGGTATCCAAGCGCCAAGACAGCAGCAATGACGATCCGAGATCTTCGCGGAGGAGGACTACCTGTGGTCTCAGCAAACACAACCCCGAGCAGGGCTATGGGCGAAAGCAAGTACACGATCGCGGGAGGAGCCCAGTATCCATATCCATATTCACCCAGCATCCCCCTTGCGTACTCCCCGCCGTTCCTGAGTAGATCGCGAAACATTACTCCTGCGAAGAGATCCAGATGCCGCACGATCCACTCTACTTGCCGCCCTGCGTCGGCACCTTCAACCCCACTTCGTGACCGTGAGACCACAATCGCATTCCAGCCCAGAACTTCCACGACAAAGAGAGCTAGCGCAACGACTACAACCGCCATCGTCTTTCCCGTGTTTCGCCGCCTTGCGTGAGGCACAATCATCAGTATCAACAGGGCAAGCACTGCGGTGTTCGGCTTGACCCCGAATAGCAGAATCAGCGACGCAATCAGAAGCATTACCTCATACCACCTCAGGCCATCGCGGGTTGAGAGGTACAGGGATATCGCAATGAAAAGTAGCCCGATACCGTTCGTCACCACATCCGCGTTTATCGTGGAGGCTTGAAAGAGCGCCATTGGAAGTGTGGCTGCGATCGCGATCGCCCACTTTCCAACCGGAGTGAACCGGACCGCCAACCAGACCAGAAGTGCGTAGGTCACAAGACCTGCAAGTCGGCTCCCATAGAAAGCCTGCAGCGCGGAGAGCTGGAACTTCCTGCCCAGATACCTCATGGCCAAGGACTGCGGAAGCAAGGTAACCGGGGAATACGTAGATCTCGTTGGGAGTCCACTGTAGATGTAGCCTTCAGCATCAATGGGCTTGGCCCCGTATTCCTTCCAGAACCCCGCACTAACCGGGCCCACCAGCGGCGATCTCCTGTAGGAGAGATCCCAATAGATGGCGGGGAACGGGCGTTCAGGTCCGATCACTTCGTTCGGAACGAAGCGGAAGTGCGACAGTTCCCACACACGGACGAGATGAGTTTCCTCATCGTACCCGGCACCCAGAGGAATCATCAGAACATTGAACAGGCCGAACACAACCACGGTCACCACGGTGAAGAGCTCCACCCGCGAGAAGCCGCCGGAGCCCAAGCCGCTAGTCAGCCGGCTGACTAGTCCGCCAGCGACGTGTGTTGCCGATCCCGGAGCAGATATAGCCAGTTTTGGCATCCTCACTCGCTGTCAGGCCTGTTCGGCCGCCTTGTCAACGGTTCCCCCTCATGCCATCCCACCCACGCGTCTTCCCCATCTCGCATCGTCACCTATCAGTACAAGGCCGACCCGGTAATCTGTTGAACCTCAGACAGATCACGCCCTACGCGACGTTTGGTCTCCGCAGGCAGGCACGACCTCTACGTTCTGTCCCCATCCAAATTCAGAGGCTCTCACCAGATTGGATGCTCCATCTGCGCTCTGCATCGAGTCCGTGCAAACGAGGCTGCCACCTCACCCTGGTCGGCTGGAGGTCGCCGACCCCTCATCTTCCCCAAGATTGATCGCAACCGCCAGCAGTGGCTTCCAAGGTCAGGGCAATCGCATGTTCTGCAAGGTTCTGCTCGCCCGCCCGACTCCCACCGGCTGTGTAGCGATCCGTGGAATGAGGGGGGCCCGGCCCGCCTGGGCGAGATTCCTGCAGCAACGGTTTCGAACCCCGGGAGTGTGCATTGGGATGATCAGCGGCCTCCGCTGAGATTCGGTCGGGTGAAAGGGAGCGTACACGCGCTCCTTGCAGTTCAAGCCATCAAGGCTCAAGGGGAAGGCCTACGGCCAGTCCGATCGGTCGCTTCTTCCCGTGAATGGAGCACTCGTCGATTGTACAATGGTACTCGAGAAGCCGTGGAGGGGCGTGCAATCACAGCAAGAAACGCGCCGGCAGACATCCAGATGAGGGGGGCACCCGGATGTCCGCCAGCGATCGCCAGTATACCACGCCGGAGTCGCTC includes:
- a CDS encoding DUF2142 domain-containing protein, with the protein product MPKLAISAPGSATHVAGGLVSRLTSGLGSGGFSRVELFTVVTVVVFGLFNVLMIPLGAGYDEETHLVRVWELSHFRFVPNEVIGPERPFPAIYWDLSYRRSPLVGPVSAGFWKEYGAKPIDAEGYIYSGLPTRSTYSPVTLLPQSLAMRYLGRKFQLSALQAFYGSRLAGLVTYALLVWLAVRFTPVGKWAIAIAATLPMALFQASTINADVVTNGIGLLFIAISLYLSTRDGLRWYEVMLLIASLILLFGVKPNTAVLALLILMIVPHARRRNTGKTMAVVVVALALFVVEVLGWNAIVVSRSRSGVEGADAGRQVEWIVRHLDLFAGVMFRDLLRNGGEYARGMLGEYGYGYWAPPAIVYLLSPIALLGVVFAETTGSPPPRRSRIVIAAVLALGYLATIGALYVTVSRIASPEVTGVQGRYLLPFVPLALIPFVGAGNAVTGRWATRAVVGTAWISLAAYSAGIYLSYHVTCGTQAYRTGLCYQPVYKNWAPDDSYSPPAPPEGLVQEVIPECNGMEEVRLWVNALGSNPEARTTFLLRDPSRDQDVVLQSTYNRDLPAGGWLTLGFPVEEDSAGHYYQLKVLGGESDESGSVRVALTLQPEYSLGKLYMGESEQRTDLVFQYGCRLGLEKVRRSLIERISR